AACTTGATTCATCCAGTATCGAAACGGGATATTTCGGGACATTTCTCGCGAGGACATGTGGTTCCAGGTGTCGAGGAGGATGAAGCTAATTCGAGCGTTTAACAGAAAGGCAAACAGTAGTAGATGATTCCATAAATCGGACGGACCAGAGAAGTCCAAGTGAAATCGTTGCCTTAAATTTTTCAGACAcatgaaatttcaatatttcgttACCCAAGGTGTACTCATTATCGAGATGATTTTCTAATTCCAAGAAAAGCAGGAAACGGGGAAAAACAAGATAAATCCTTTGACGTCAAAGAAACTGTTCAATTAGAAGACACGGTGGCTTTCCTATGCAAAGATGATTTATTATTCACACTTTTCATCAATTTTCTCTAACACGTTCTTCGATGCAATCGTCTTGAAACGAGACAGCAAGAATATGTCACTTCGCGGGGCATCCAAACGATCCGTTTTTAGCGAGTACTATTTTTAAACGAACCGAGAAAACTGCATGTAACTTCGAAAAGGTGTAAATCAAAGCGTCAATTGTTAAACGATGGAGCAATTACGTAACTGTTATACGACTAATCCATATAAGGAATTTGTACAGAACCATTTCTCAGAGACCTCGAAACTACAGAAAAATCAGTTTAAAGAGATCATCACTAATAAATTAGACTTCTTCAAAATCTCAATAAATTTCAACAAGTTGAGGAATTTGCACAGAATTATTTCTCAGAGATCACAAATCTAAGGGACTAATTTTAAAAGAAATCATCACTAATAAATTAGACCTCTGCAAAATCTCAATAAATTTCTACAAGTTAAGGAATGTGCACAAAATTATTCCTCAGAAATTACAAATCTAAAGGACTAATTTTAAAAGAAATCATCACTAATAAATTACACTTCTTCAAAGTCTGTACAAATTTCTACAAATACGAGGAATTTGCACAGAACTATCTTTCAAGGAGCTCGAAGCTACACAAAGATCAATTTACAAAAAAATCAACACTAATAAATTACACTTCTTAAAAATCTGCCCAAGTCTCGATTCCACTATAAATGACTAGAAATCCTTCACGGGATGCAATTGCACGAACAAAGAACGCAGCCTTTTGGCTACGTTCGAACATCTCTTATCGCTCGAGAGGCTTCACGCGGCATTGTTGAAGAGCCTATTAAAAGCTTTATCAATTAAACCGCGCGAAACAACGTTCTCTGTCAAAGTAACGATGGAATCGATTGCCCACCTTCTGACTATCATTTCTCTTCCGTTTCCTCTTTAATCTCTCCATTGTTTTGTCCCAATGTCCGAGGACCAGGCGATCGGTCGCAGCAGGTGACTCTCTGGCTCCCTGGAGCGGATTACGCCTCGCGTGAACACGACTAGGCGAGAGAGGGCCTCCACCTTCGAAGACAGGTGGTTTTAGACTGATCTTCCGCTCCTTATATCGGCAACCACTTAGCGATATCTTCTGAGACTCCGTTCAATGTATCGGTATCGAGCTCTCGCGGGCGCTTCGTGCACAGGCACGCATAtgaatacacacacacacaggcACCGATTTGCTCGCGTTCACTCGCACAACGAAAACGAAACCACATGCTCTGGGTACGAGATACCGTCCCTCCTGCCGCCCACGAGCTACCGATATCGATAAATGCAGTGAGTGACCAAATCGGAGCACGTGAGCGACTCTACGCTGCTAACGATCTTCGCCGAGTATCAGCGGGGTTTGCTGTCTTTGAGGTTCGTGCTCTTTGAGGATGATTTGTAGCTCTGAACTGGTGAACTGAAGCTGAAGATACTTGTTTATTGGAGATCTTGGAGAGGGTTCTTATTCTTGATGAGGCTTGTGTCGTTGAAGGAGAATTCGTTCTCTTGCAGAGGATGTGATGTTATGGATCTCGGTTGCGGACAATAAGAGGCAGAAATGTCATGGAGGGGAAAAATATATGGAACTGTTTTTTCCTGGCACAAGTCTCGTTACACAATAAGCGAAATCACGAAACGATTTATTATGTAAGTGACATTGTGTACTGTGCGCGACACGAAATCAGTATGAAATCAGTGAAATTATAGAGAAACGGTCCGGCGAGCATTGTTCATCCGTGGTTGCTTATCTGAAAATGGAGGCAACAGGGATTCTTGACTAGAGTTTGTATAGAGGAGAGAAAGAAGGCGATGTTGTTACGTTCTCTGCGCTTGTTTTATTTTTCCCCGACTCTGAATAAGATGACTCGGAAAACAAATCGAATAATACCGTCGCTAATCCGAAATATCAGTTTTTTGtgttttccattttttttttcttttttacagtAAACGTCACGAACTGATATTACGCGATAAATTGGAGCATTTGTTATTACGGGCTACGATTATACGTAATAGTTTAATTAACGCCTAAGAAGTTTAACTGTAATGATATGATCTTACCGTaacaataattaaattataCTACCTAACTCGTCATCCAATTAATgaagtaattaataattaatcgtTCTATTCACCTAACTCTGCGATTCTTAGAACCAAGGAAACGACGCATGCAGCTTtctcttttaataaaaaaatactatCTGGACGACAATAAGTAGTTACGTTTACGCGTCGATGAAATCAACCGCCTGATCGCTCGAACAATGCGCTCGCGACGAATATACTATATGTAAATAAATACACGCGATAACAAACGATAAAATTTATCGAAAGGAATGCCTCCTCCGTGCACTTTCGAACGTGACATGGATTGCCGCATCGGAGCAATAAATACAACTTGGACGTATTTATTTTACTACCACTCACACTAATTTCCTCCGAAAAATACTCTACCATCTACTTAACCATACGTATAACGACACAACATCGCCAAAAATATTATTGCCGCGTATTCCTCTGACTCTGACGCTTTGCCGACGGGCAGACTCTTCACCTGACACTGAGTCATTAATTATGTAATTACTTCATCGATTAATGGAATAATACATCACAAAATGTCATGAAAATCTTACGGCTGTCACTCTCTGCCAATCGATGATGCGACCTTCGGCTAGAACGTGCTATCTTAATACTTTGCTCGATACTTCATGACAACTATGATACTGATAAACCTTTCAAGAAAAACGTGACGCTCAACGAAAACTCGGACATCAACGAAGGGATAGAGCGATCGTTATCCCCGTAAATCGTATTGGTGAAGGTGCGAACCATCGCATCGGATTGGTCCATAGAGTCTGAACGAACCTCGGAGCATCGTGAATGCGTTTTTCGATCCGGATCTCGAGAGAAACCGAAGGTCCACCTATGCTCATTGCTCGGGTTTTTAACAATAGCTCGCTGATCTTTTTGCACGATTCCCGCGATAGAATTATATTTACAGAACAAGAGTCGGAAGCCGTCATTCTGTGTTTCCTGTTTTACCGATGAGGACAGATATATCTGCCTTCGATGTTCGTTACGCTAGACTAacacaaaaataatgaaaacctCCGTGTTTCTATATTCCTGAACATCATTTCGCTTTTTTTTTAACAATCAAACACTTTTATCTGAATTTGCAAAGTGTTATTCTAGAGCTGTGTCCACTGAAGCAACAAAGAGGAACAATTCGTCACCTCTTGTTGCTGCGTGTTTCAAAACTGGGTTTTGCTTTGTTTTAAAGGCGATATTCGTTGCTGACAACAGAAGTATAAAGAGACCTAGAGAAACATTCTGCAACAAGCGTCGACTTTTTCAAGATTCATGGAACAGCAAAGGAAAGTTCCTTGTTGTTGCTTCAGTGGAGACATAGTTTAACCCTAAAAGAGACCCAGATCAGATCACTTCGAGTTATTTCGATTCTCATTAGATCTTTGAAAATGTTAAGTTTGAAATAATTCCAAGTGGTCTTAGACCCATCATTTGTCGCGAGACATGCCTCGAGGCAAGCCTAAGTGTGTAGAGCTCGCTCTACTTgtgcattaaaaattaaatggcTTCCTAAAATTCCATTTAGAAGTTCTCATTGTTTTCATAGTATTCTAGGTAATATACGCTTAATACTATTAACATATCTCGTTGCAACTATTTTCGCCAGTCGGCTTCCGCTGCATCAAACATCACGACGCACGATTCATTCCGAATAAAGTTTAAAAACATTAACGATAGTTATACATCTATCTCTATAATTATTATCTGCCGAGGCTTCTCTCGTCGCTGGCCGAGCGAATCCTCCGGAATAGAAATACGTTACGCAAAATGAATGAAGAAGAAAAATGAACGTAAGAGAGTCAGACCGATCGTAATAAATGCGGAAGTAACTTTTGTTCCAAAGGATTCGCTACTCGGCCCATAGACCACGAAGAGCAGGCCAGGATATATAtttcatatatatattttaaaagTTCATCAGTAGTGTTCTCGCCGATATTAAAGACGCTAAAATTATTCGTATATATATCCACTTCGTTTTTTATTATCGGCGTCTTCCCTAACAGTGActgagtattattattattttccttCTTCATTATGGCGTTCTTACCGgtgtctttttatttttttactaacGCGTCTCTCTCTTAAGTCTTTATATTTGTAGAATCTTAACGCTCAAAGCGATAAGTTTTCGACTAAGCACACCTACAGTTGTTTCTCTTTTTAAATACAATCGCGTTACAATCCCTAGCACATTCACGATTTGTACACCACCGACACGATTAACGCGAGATCTGATCGAGAACAAGTTATATCTGCCTCCTCTATGTAATAGTAAAAATATAGTCTCGGACGAAACGTAATTCGTATTATCCTTCGAATCTCTATTACGCGTATGCCGCGTAGACGAAACTGAACGAGGCATTGGAAAgtgtttttaataaatattcacaagatcagtgtgaaagaaacgcAATGGACTTAAACATTATCGTTAATACTTTTCGCTTTAAGTTCATTCGCTCGCGCGGACTCAACGAAGGTCTGCGATATTCATTAGGCTAGTAGAGAGGAACGTCTCGTAATGTGATGATTCTCTTCTTCGAGATCAAGTTAAACGCTACGCGTGATGAATGTGATAGGCCGAAGGATAAATTCGTCTAGGCTAATATTCACCGTGACATTTCAACAACAGCTTACTTCGGAGATTAAGGGTGGACATGCACCTAGAGAGTACAAAAAACTGATGCTTTTACTGATTTTTTTTCCTTAAAATATAAATGTTATTTTATCTGGAGGTTTTATTAGTTTTGATATACATTTAGCTATATGGAATAATTTCCTCACATGGAAATATTTATCCTACACTTCAGTTATAAAAATAAAGTTCATACGTACTTTTTACTTAAACACTATTGAACCAATGTTCAGATTTGGCGCAGCTATTTTTTACATCACTATACAGTTTTTAACACGTTTATGAAAAATCTATTTTTAAGAAAATGGCAGctctttaaataaatatatttttattcttgagCAAAAAATCTATCAACTTTTGTGCAATAAAAactacaaataaaaaaaattgctaCGTCAAAAACTGACGgtgtgatgtaagaaaatagttATGTCCAATTTGAACTAAATTAATTCAATAGTTTTTGACTAATCGTGACAACCGCGAATTCCTACAGTGAAGGACGCGTATGAAACTTGTTTTCATAACTGGACTTCAGGATAAATATTCGCGtgtgaaaaaattattttctgtaGCTAAATGTATATCAAAAGTAATAAGAAACTCAGATAAAATAACACTTATACTTTAAGAAAGAACAATCATAAAGATCATCAACTATTTGTCCTCTCTAGATATACGTATATCCCCTTTAATGTGATCCTCTTACGTTATTCAACGGCGAGCAGATGAGACTAAAGTACTGTGATCTATGTTCATAGTGTGTTCTATATCTACTCGCGACTGGTGATGGCGTTCACTATCTCCTTGCATTCCTTCAGGAAAGAAAATGTTTCAGTTTACGCTGAGACGCTTCGACTGTGCTCACGTTATACGCTATGTCCAATAACTCTGACGTGAGACACAATAGCGAAGCCTAATCATCAAGTAAGAATCTGATATGATTcaggggtgatctctgccgttgCTTTAAAAAAGTAATCCTAACCGAAAAGTTCCAGCTACAAAGACAAGTGAAACGTTCGATGAAACGGTATGGTATAATCCTCAGTATTATGCACCAAACACGTCCTTAACGTCGGATGTTACGTCATTCCCCTGGATCGTCCCACTTCGCCTCTTCGGCTATTCGGTCGAAACAATCCGACAGGAACGTGTACTGTGAACAGAACATTGATAGTTAGAGAATAATTAACACTTCAATTAAAAACGTTTCAATTATACTTTACAATgtgtaacaaaaaaaaaaacgcgAGTAACGTGTCATTTGGAATACATTGATTGCTAACTGTTACAACAAAACACTGTCATTTCCGCGGCAGATATGTTGCATGGAATGAATTACCATAAATTACAGTCTTGTCCGGGATAATTTTAAAATACTGgcttattgagatttgatacttACGTAAGGTGTGAAGACCTTAAGCCAACGCGGCGGACGATTGTCCTGGCGTGTGTATTGAAAGCAGAACGCCATTCCTTCCTCATCTACCTCCCACCGTGTAATGGTGTTCCATTGAAATTCAACGACCTGAGATTCTAAAGTGCCGTCCTTTTTCGCCGCGTGTAGCTTAAACGCCGCTGCTCCCACCGCGGCGACAACGTGTCCTTCCTTCCTGGAATCGCACGGACAATGAGGGAACACGATATCGCCGTAACCACTCAGCTCTTTCGCCAGTTTTAGGTACTGAAAACAACAAAAATAATAGATTAATACAATAATTGAGTTACTGTAAAATTACTGTCTAGACAAAACGTACTAAATATGAACCTTATTCTTTAAATTTTAATGACTGAGACCGTCAAAGTTTATGTAGATTTACTATGAATTGCTTTTTATGTAAATACTGTTTTTCTCCATAATGAGGATAAGTTGCCATTGAAATTGGACCACcttacaaatatcaatacttttGATTTAACTATCACATGAGAAGTAATCGTCTGTCATTTGTTACTAAAGATCTAATTCCCTTTTTTTACTTCAAATTTTGATTTGTATAACAATTTATTGCTTTCATATTTCACAAATTGGATTTTTATTgattgttgcaattttattggccACTACTGTATGTTAAACGATTAGAGCATTTGTTCCTAATACCATTAACAGTGACATTACCTCGTGTTTCCTCGAAGCATCCTGCAAAGCCTTCAACTGGTATAACCGTTCACCCGCAGTAATATGGCCCCTATTCACTTCGTCTACAGTCTGCCAGAAGATCCAAGTTAAAGCTTGCTCGCTCAGTGGTCTATTTACATTGAAAAGCCACCTCCTTATTGACAAACAGGTCGCACTGGCTGTCGAGTAATTCTGAATATACAAAGTGTGAGGGTGTTCGTGGGGTTGTAACTTCCGTTCTGAGGAGAAAGAAAAGGTAGCTGAACGTTATTACTATGGAAAGATATTAGCCAAGCTTGATGGTCCTTGAATTACCTACCGAAGTTGTACTCGACGATCTCGAAAAGATAGAAGTATTTCGCCGTTTCTGTGTCCAAGCCAACTCTGCTGCAGACAGCGTCGTAGACATCTTTGACGGAAGCAGCTTTTGCAACAGTAACAGTGACTACTTCGCGATCAGGTAAAAGTACCTTCAAATCAACAGCTGGCCCTTGGTCTCCATCTTCCTCTAATCTATCAGTCAGGAAATCTTGCATGGCATCGCTCTCAGCGATCACTCGCACGGCACAAACCTTTTCTAGGTACTGCTCTAAGCCACGTCTTCTCGCATCCAATTGTTGCTCGCTCAGTCTAAAGAAAAATGCAATAATTAAGATATTATCTGGAAGAAGAGCGTGAAGTTTAAAAGCTGGCTatgagaaaatgtttgaaataacTTCACCCCCTTACTGCACTTATGTCCTGAATTATTTTATATGATCAATGTCCATTATCTAAATCCTTAACTGGTGAACTACAGTTCTACACATTTGAGAATATTTTCTTTTACAGTATGTACAGTCAAATCAAAACATAGTGCCACTGCAGAGTTATTATTGGACAATAACTACAGGTGGAGAGTAAATTAGAATTTGCTTGAAAGTTTCATAGGATCCCTGAAATCCCATCTCACACCAGTTAAGGGTCAATTCGATAGGTAGATATGAGTAATACAAGAAACGCACTGGAATGGCCattttccaggcaacttagggaaGTTGAATCCAATGAATTCCTTTTTCAGAGCAACGTGCAAAGCGGCGAACTCCCGATAACGTCGCGAACACAAGTGTCTGCCCGCCATGTGGACGTTGAAGACCACATAACGTTCGTGCTTCCTCTCGCGGACATGATAATCCGGCACGCTGATAGGCAAGGACCGTTTCTCGCTGTAGTCCACCGATGCGTAACTGCGAGAAAGTGCATTAAATCAAAAGAAATTTCTAAAACGTCTGTTGCTAACTTTGAAACAGAACTTATTCAGATACATTACAGGCCAAAAGTCTGAGATCACTTGGAAATTCTGATTAAAGTTACAGTACATGGTAAAGCACTTTTGATTTGAAGTTAGTACTTTCAACAGTCATTACAATACTCTTTATTTGAATAAGGTAAACGTCCCAGTAGTTAGTcatgtcccaatacctaaactaagtgttcattttattcaatttcaggcttaaattctaatacgtTAGAtatacctaattaaaaataaaaagtactgtcataaaatagtatccttACTTTCTGAGACTTCATAATTAATGTATTGGGACATACAATTTTAGGTTGttcatatttattgagatacttGACATTTGAAGCATTTAGGTATTTTCCTTATAGTAGAAACTATTCATAGAATAATTTCTGTAGTCAGATAGTAAAACTTGAAATACTATGTGTTTCTAACTTTCCAGCACAGTGACGTTAAAGTTAGGTAAACCCACATTTCATAAGTTGCCACATTGCTTTTTTATTAAACTACATGATATACAGGTCTCATCTTTTGCAAATAGATCTCATctagatatacatacatacaagaGTAGATATCtcgatttttaaaaaaataacgtATCAGGTTTTGCTACCTGGCTACAGATTTATTGTTACTTGAATTACGTGTTTAGCAAGAGAACTTTAAAACCGAGAAGCTAAGCTAAGTTATGGTATGCTTTGCTACTGAACAGGGTGATCAGATTAATTGGAAATCCTCTAATGACTGTTAGCAGCACTTACAATAAACGCTGCCAACAGTCGGAGGATTTCTAGTTAAATTCATCAccctgtatgtatgtatattgaaGCAAATATTTTTGAACTTAACGTAACATAGTTTATCTTATAAGGAGAGCCTACGGGCATGGAAATCGCTTTTAGGATAAGACTAGGTATAATCTATAGTACAGACATAGTGTATCAAGAATCTCATACGTTCGTCAAAATGAGCTTTTGTTCTTGAGAAATTTCACTTTAATAGTTTATCATAAATATAGGCAATGTTGTGCATAAACACTGTGGTTATAACATTACGTATATATTTTTTGAAGAACTCCTTGGAGAATTCCATACAATTATTGGGATGGTACCTATCATAAAACATGAAAACCATAAATTCTCGGAACACCATGTACACATCTGAAATGCTAAATGTTCGTCACATTCACAAATTTGACGTAATTTTAGAAATCTTGATTTTTGAAAGCCGACACGAAACTTTTTTCTACGTGCCCTGAAATGTAAACGTTATTAGAAGTATATATGCATACGACTGACTGTCTACGCTGAACATTGCCTATATTCATGAGAAAACTTGAAAGTGAAATTCCTCAAGAGCAAAACCCCATTTTAACGAACGATATGAGAATTTTATTACACTATGTGTATACTACAAACTATACTCAGTCTTACTCTAAAAACGATTTCCACATTCGCGAGCTCTCCTTGCCAGTTTGCCGGATGATTCCTGGTTTGAATTCCTTAACTTAAGAAGTAATTTGAAACGTCTGACCAGTAATGTACACAGCATGCCACGTGAAATCGGTTCGAACTTCAAAACAAGTATACACCGAACTCTCGACTCAGACACCCAACAGACGCAACAAATCCAACGCGAAAAAGGCTATTCTTAATTTCTCAAACCTGATAAACCTGATCACCCGTAGAAATTCAGTCTTCGTACCTGAGGTCCTCGAACGGCTCCAACCTTTCCGCTTCCTGAGGCGTTACGGAGATGACAGTCAACGTTAGAACATCGCCTCCAGACTTGATGAGGTCGACCACCTGCTTGTGGGTGGCACCCTCGACGTTCACATTGTTCCTGCAACAACCAGGACAGCCTTATCTCCCAAGTATGCCGAGGACCAGCCAACAGATCCTATTTACCACTTATTCACCGACGTGAATCGCGAGTCGAGGTTCGTTCCGCGACGTCTGGCGCGATTCTCCAGCCATTCGTACTGCACAGCTGTCATGTAACTCGTTAACATTCTGTACGACTCTAGACGCGGACTTTTATCGAGAAGATCGGCCGAGTTGCGGCGCTGGACAGACACTGAACTTTGACGGTGAAAGAGGGAAAACTTCAAGGAAATGTTCTTTCCCCGTCTTGATTCGAGTAGGGAGACGATGATCGCCTTGCAGCAGTTTCGAATTCCGAAAGTGAAAGGTAAAACGTCGTTATTGGTCGGCGTCGGAGACTCGACTAAAATCGCGATCTGAGAACGAGAACTACGGGTTTTATACGTTTCCCTATCGCCAGCGTCCCCCTCGGCTCTCTCTCCCATTATCTTCGATTTCGCGGTGAACTGGGTTGACCAGATAAGGTGGCATGTTTTTGAGAAACCGATCTCCTGATCGTTGCAGCGCAGTATCTTTAATGGTACTTTTCTGAGACACTTTCCTTGGTGTTTGCATTATCGAATGACAAACGCTTCTAAGtgtttcaaaattattaatCTTGTGAATATGGTGGAAACTGGGAGTCACGTATTCGAGTACCGctttttaaaatctaatttaatATGTTTAATGCAAAGTGTTTGAGAAATTTCTATGTTTAGGGAGAGTTCTTTATATGGGAGTAAGAGAAAAGAAATGTCACGCATTCAAAATATTTGAGTCGGTAATTA
The sequence above is a segment of the Calliopsis andreniformis isolate RMS-2024a chromosome 3, iyCalAndr_principal, whole genome shotgun sequence genome. Coding sequences within it:
- the Snx27 gene encoding sorting nexin 27, with the translated sequence MADCESEVQRLPAANEDVTRNASVTMINNGRVPQHTVNQANPIGQGPRCVTIYKTETGFGFNVRGQVSEGGQLRSINGELYAPLQHVSAVLPRGAAEKAGVRKGDRILEVNNVNVEGATHKQVVDLIKSGGDVLTLTVISVTPQEAERLEPFEDLSYASVDYSEKRSLPISVPDYHVRERKHERYVVFNVHMAGRHLCSRRYREFAALHVALKKEFIGFNFPKLPGKWPFQLSEQQLDARRRGLEQYLEKVCAVRVIAESDAMQDFLTDRLEEDGDQGPAVDLKVLLPDREVVTVTVAKAASVKDVYDAVCSRVGLDTETAKYFYLFEIVEYNFERKLQPHEHPHTLYIQNYSTASATCLSIRRWLFNVNRPLSEQALTWIFWQTVDEVNRGHITAGERLYQLKALQDASRKHEYLKLAKELSGYGDIVFPHCPCDSRKEGHVVAAVGAAAFKLHAAKKDGTLESQVVEFQWNTITRWEVDEEGMAFCFQYTRQDNRPPRWLKVFTPYYTFLSDCFDRIAEEAKWDDPGE